A stretch of the Panthera uncia isolate 11264 chromosome E2 unlocalized genomic scaffold, Puncia_PCG_1.0 HiC_scaffold_20, whole genome shotgun sequence genome encodes the following:
- the IST1 gene encoding IST1 homolog isoform X2, whose product MLGSGFKAERLRVNLRLVINRLKLLEKKKTELAQKARKEIADYLAAGKDERARIRVEHIIREDYLVEAMEILELYCDLLLARFGLIQSMKELDSGLAESVSTLIWAAPRLQSEVAELKIVADQLCAKYSKEYGKLCRTNQIGTVNDRLMHKLSVEAPPKILVERYLIEIAKNYNVPYEPDSVVMAEAPPGVETDLIDVGFTDDVKKGGPGRGGGGGFAAPVGGPDRTVPVPMPVPMPMPSPSTPFSYPLPKGPSDFNGLPMGTYQAFPNIHPPQIPATPPSYESVDDVNADKNVSSAQIVGPGPKPEAPAKPPSRPVDTCDNFVLPELPSVPDTLPTASAGANTSASEDIDFDDLSRRFEELKKKT is encoded by the exons ATGCTGGGCTCTGGATTTAAAGCTGAGCGTTTACGAGTCAATTTGAGATTAGTCATAAACCGTCTTAaactattggaaaaaaaaaaaa CGGAATTGgcccagaaagcaaggaaagagatTGCTGACTATCTGGCTGCTGGGAAAGATGAACGAGCTCGGATCCGTGTGGAGCACATCATCCGAGAAGACTACCTTGTGGAGGCCATGGAGATCCTGGAGCTCTATTGTGACCTGCTGTTGGCTCGGTTTGGCCTCATCCAGTCTATGAA GGAACTAGATTCTGGTCTGGCTGAATCTGTGTCTACACTGATATGGGCTGCTCCTCGACTCCAGTCAGAAGTGGCTGAGTTGAAAATA gtTGCTGATCAGCTCTGTGCCAAGTATAGCAAGGAATATGGCAAGTTATGTAGGACCAACCAGATTGGAACTGTGAATGACAGG CTAATGCACAAACTGAGTGTGGAAGCCCCACCCAAGATCCTGGTGGAGAGATATCTGATTGAAATTGCCAAGAACTATAATGTGCCCTATGAGCCCGACTCTGTGGTCATG gCAGAAGCTCCTCCTGGTGTAGAGACCGATCTTATTGATGTTGGATTCACAGATGATGTGAAGAAAGGGGGccctggaagaggaggagggggtggttTTGCAGCACCAGTTGGTGGACCTGACAGAACAGTGCCAGTGCCTATGCCTGTGCCTATGCCCATGCCCTCTCCAAGTACTCCTTTTTCCTACCCACTTCCAAAGGGACCA TCGGATTTCAATGGATTGCCAATGGGGACTTACCAGGCTTTTCCCAATATTCATCCACCTCAGATACCAGCAACTCCCCCATCGTATGAATCT GTTGATGACGTTAATGCTGATAAGAATGTCTCTTCTGCACAGATTGTTG GTCCTGGGCCCAAGCCGGAAGCCCCCGCAAAGCCCCCTTCCAGACCTGTGGACACCTGCGACAACTTTGTACTACCAGAGTTGCCGTCTGTGCCAGACACGCTACCGACTGCATCTGCTGGTGCCAACACCTCAGCATCTGAGGACATTGACTTTGATGATCTTTCCCGGAGATttgaagagttaaaaaagaaaacctag
- the IST1 gene encoding IST1 homolog isoform X1, translated as MDNKEEQHSMLGSGFKAERLRVNLRLVINRLKLLEKKKTELAQKARKEIADYLAAGKDERARIRVEHIIREDYLVEAMEILELYCDLLLARFGLIQSMKELDSGLAESVSTLIWAAPRLQSEVAELKIVADQLCAKYSKEYGKLCRTNQIGTVNDRLMHKLSVEAPPKILVERYLIEIAKNYNVPYEPDSVVMAEAPPGVETDLIDVGFTDDVKKGGPGRGGGGGFAAPVGGPDRTVPVPMPVPMPMPSPSTPFSYPLPKGPSDFNGLPMGTYQAFPNIHPPQIPATPPSYESVDDVNADKNVSSAQIVGPGPKPEAPAKPPSRPVDTCDNFVLPELPSVPDTLPTASAGANTSASEDIDFDDLSRRFEELKKKT; from the exons GAGGAACAACACAGCATGCTGGGCTCTGGATTTAAAGCTGAGCGTTTACGAGTCAATTTGAGATTAGTCATAAACCGTCTTAaactattggaaaaaaaaaaaa CGGAATTGgcccagaaagcaaggaaagagatTGCTGACTATCTGGCTGCTGGGAAAGATGAACGAGCTCGGATCCGTGTGGAGCACATCATCCGAGAAGACTACCTTGTGGAGGCCATGGAGATCCTGGAGCTCTATTGTGACCTGCTGTTGGCTCGGTTTGGCCTCATCCAGTCTATGAA GGAACTAGATTCTGGTCTGGCTGAATCTGTGTCTACACTGATATGGGCTGCTCCTCGACTCCAGTCAGAAGTGGCTGAGTTGAAAATA gtTGCTGATCAGCTCTGTGCCAAGTATAGCAAGGAATATGGCAAGTTATGTAGGACCAACCAGATTGGAACTGTGAATGACAGG CTAATGCACAAACTGAGTGTGGAAGCCCCACCCAAGATCCTGGTGGAGAGATATCTGATTGAAATTGCCAAGAACTATAATGTGCCCTATGAGCCCGACTCTGTGGTCATG gCAGAAGCTCCTCCTGGTGTAGAGACCGATCTTATTGATGTTGGATTCACAGATGATGTGAAGAAAGGGGGccctggaagaggaggagggggtggttTTGCAGCACCAGTTGGTGGACCTGACAGAACAGTGCCAGTGCCTATGCCTGTGCCTATGCCCATGCCCTCTCCAAGTACTCCTTTTTCCTACCCACTTCCAAAGGGACCA TCGGATTTCAATGGATTGCCAATGGGGACTTACCAGGCTTTTCCCAATATTCATCCACCTCAGATACCAGCAACTCCCCCATCGTATGAATCT GTTGATGACGTTAATGCTGATAAGAATGTCTCTTCTGCACAGATTGTTG GTCCTGGGCCCAAGCCGGAAGCCCCCGCAAAGCCCCCTTCCAGACCTGTGGACACCTGCGACAACTTTGTACTACCAGAGTTGCCGTCTGTGCCAGACACGCTACCGACTGCATCTGCTGGTGCCAACACCTCAGCATCTGAGGACATTGACTTTGATGATCTTTCCCGGAGATttgaagagttaaaaaagaaaacctag
- the IST1 gene encoding IST1 homolog isoform X3 codes for MDNKEEQHSMLGSGFKAERLRVNLRLVINRLKLLEKKKTELAQKARKEIADYLAAGKDERARIRVEHIIREDYLVEAMEILELYCDLLLARFGLIQSMKELDSGLAESVSTLIWAAPRLQSEVAELKIVADQLCAKYSKEYGKLCRTNQIGTVNDRLMHKLSVEAPPKILVERYLIEIAKNYNVPYEPDSVVMAEAPPGVETDLIDVGFTDDVKKGGPGRGGGGGFAAPVGGPDRTVPVPMPVPMPMPSPSTPFSYPLPKGPSDFNGLPMGTYQAFPNIHPPQIPATPPSYESVSGPGPKPEAPAKPPSRPVDTCDNFVLPELPSVPDTLPTASAGANTSASEDIDFDDLSRRFEELKKKT; via the exons GAGGAACAACACAGCATGCTGGGCTCTGGATTTAAAGCTGAGCGTTTACGAGTCAATTTGAGATTAGTCATAAACCGTCTTAaactattggaaaaaaaaaaaa CGGAATTGgcccagaaagcaaggaaagagatTGCTGACTATCTGGCTGCTGGGAAAGATGAACGAGCTCGGATCCGTGTGGAGCACATCATCCGAGAAGACTACCTTGTGGAGGCCATGGAGATCCTGGAGCTCTATTGTGACCTGCTGTTGGCTCGGTTTGGCCTCATCCAGTCTATGAA GGAACTAGATTCTGGTCTGGCTGAATCTGTGTCTACACTGATATGGGCTGCTCCTCGACTCCAGTCAGAAGTGGCTGAGTTGAAAATA gtTGCTGATCAGCTCTGTGCCAAGTATAGCAAGGAATATGGCAAGTTATGTAGGACCAACCAGATTGGAACTGTGAATGACAGG CTAATGCACAAACTGAGTGTGGAAGCCCCACCCAAGATCCTGGTGGAGAGATATCTGATTGAAATTGCCAAGAACTATAATGTGCCCTATGAGCCCGACTCTGTGGTCATG gCAGAAGCTCCTCCTGGTGTAGAGACCGATCTTATTGATGTTGGATTCACAGATGATGTGAAGAAAGGGGGccctggaagaggaggagggggtggttTTGCAGCACCAGTTGGTGGACCTGACAGAACAGTGCCAGTGCCTATGCCTGTGCCTATGCCCATGCCCTCTCCAAGTACTCCTTTTTCCTACCCACTTCCAAAGGGACCA TCGGATTTCAATGGATTGCCAATGGGGACTTACCAGGCTTTTCCCAATATTCATCCACCTCAGATACCAGCAACTCCCCCATCGTATGAATCTGTAAGTG GTCCTGGGCCCAAGCCGGAAGCCCCCGCAAAGCCCCCTTCCAGACCTGTGGACACCTGCGACAACTTTGTACTACCAGAGTTGCCGTCTGTGCCAGACACGCTACCGACTGCATCTGCTGGTGCCAACACCTCAGCATCTGAGGACATTGACTTTGATGATCTTTCCCGGAGATttgaagagttaaaaaagaaaacctag